From Streptomyces sp. SCSIO 75703:
CCAGTTCTTCCTGCGCGACTGACCCGGTGCGCCACCGCGGGCGGAAGCGGCCCGGGAAGGGCCGGAACGGGCCGGGCAGGCGCCCCGGACCCGGCAGGGATGAATGTTTTCATCCGCCTTGCCAACCGCAACGCATATATAAATACTGCTCACGGGCCGCGTCCCCCGCCTACGGATCGCGCCCGCACCTGCGCGAACATCCCCGACCGCCGATTCCCACCCGATCCGGCACCCCGGGGCTGTTCGGGTCGGGCATCGCCTGCGCGAGCGCCCGCGCTGGTCCCGGCCGTCCCCTGGGCCGGGCCGCCTCACCCGTCGCACCACCCCCGACGACGCCGCACACCACGACGCCGCACACCCGAAGGCGATGAACATGCCCGTGATGTCCACCCGCACCGGCCCGGACTGGCCGTGCCAGGTCAAGACCCCCGGCAGCCACGACTGGGAGCGCTCGGCGATCAGATGGCTGCGCGATCTGGTGCCGGCCCGCTACGGCGGCTATCCGGCGCTGATGCGCCATCCCGTGCTGCTCGCCCGGCACGCCCAGCTCCAGGTCCAGCAGGAGATCCGGGTCGCGCGCACCGCGCTGCAGACCGCGCGGGCCGACCTGCCCCGGATGGGGCTGACCGAGGCGGTCATCGAGCACACGATCAAGCTCTACGCGGCGGAGATGCGGCAGTTGCAGCACATCGCGCGCAGTGTGCGGGCGGTCACCGAGGCCCTGGCCGCCCAGCGCACGGCGACGCGCTGACCCCGCCGGGGACGGCGGGACCGCTCAGCCGCCCGGCGGCTCGACCGGATGGCCGGGCCGGATGGCACGGGCGTCGCCGAGCCGCAGCGGCGGCGTCCCGGACGGCTCGCGTCCGCCCCACTCCACCGGGTCGAGGACGAAGCCCACGTGGTCGCCGCCGGGCACCCGCCCGGCGATCCGCCCGACGAACCACGCCTCGGCGTCCTCCAGCACGGCCGCCCCGCCGCGCCCCGGACGCCAGCGCACCCGGCGGAACTTGTCGACCTCGTCGCCCGTCTCGCCGCCGAAGACCTCGGCGAGGGCGTGCTGGTGACG
This genomic window contains:
- a CDS encoding flavin reductase family protein, with the protein product MDAFLHRLDPEMVVVTATGGGERAGCLVGFSSQCSMEPVRFVVWLSEVNRTYRVARDADLLAVHLLARHQHALAEVFGGETGDEVDKFRRVRWRPGRGGAAVLEDAEAWFVGRIAGRVPGGDHVGFVLDPVEWGGREPSGTPPLRLGDARAIRPGHPVEPPGG